Proteins from one Labrenzia sp. CE80 genomic window:
- a CDS encoding L,D-transpeptidase produces the protein MPRKLNDPSLMDFPVGDVSQSGDRSHVSRRLFTLGGLAGLALPLAGCYTVGLPGQPPLPDETFDYDAAYAALPDGEFTWPAINYKAFDSKFLRQVVDYKSREKPGTIIVDPYNNFLYWTLSPKKALRYGIGVGRAGFAWSGEALIRVKREHPIWRPPREMIARKPSLERYWKDGYPAGLKNPLGARAMDLWQGSVDTLYRIHGTNQPKSIGTSASSGCIRMWQQDVIDLFERVPLRTKVIVLKEDE, from the coding sequence ATGCCGAGGAAGTTGAACGACCCGTCCCTGATGGACTTTCCTGTGGGCGATGTGTCCCAGTCAGGCGATCGGTCTCATGTGTCGCGCCGCCTGTTTACGCTGGGCGGCCTCGCGGGTCTCGCCCTGCCGCTGGCCGGCTGCTACACTGTTGGCCTTCCGGGCCAGCCGCCCCTGCCGGACGAAACCTTTGACTATGATGCGGCCTATGCCGCCCTTCCCGACGGCGAATTCACCTGGCCGGCCATCAACTACAAGGCCTTCGACAGCAAGTTCCTGCGCCAGGTCGTAGACTACAAATCCCGTGAAAAGCCGGGCACGATCATCGTCGATCCCTACAACAACTTTCTCTACTGGACTTTGAGCCCGAAAAAGGCCCTGCGCTACGGCATTGGCGTTGGCCGGGCCGGCTTTGCCTGGTCGGGCGAGGCACTGATCCGGGTCAAGCGCGAACATCCTATCTGGCGCCCTCCACGGGAAATGATCGCCCGCAAGCCGTCCCTGGAACGCTACTGGAAAGACGGCTATCCCGCCGGCCTCAAGAACCCGCTCGGCGCAAGGGCGATGGATTTGTGGCAAGGCTCGGTGGACACGCTCTACCGCATTCACGGCACGAACCAGCCCAAGAGCATTGGCACGAGCGCATCCTCCGGCTGCATCCGCATGTGGCAGCAGGACGTGATCGACCTGTTCGAGCGCGTTCCGCTCAGAACCAAGGTCATCGTGCTGAAGGAGGATGAGTAG
- a CDS encoding hemolysin III family protein — protein MRAQTLPEKIADGTIHVIGICLGIAALVTLVAVLWNTADLGRQVSVFIYAGCLLAMLICSALYNMLAKDNKTGILRKLDHAAIFLLIAGTYTPLASMIIGGWTGGILLAVIWTGALTGALLKLSQLEGIDKITVPLCLALGWVVVFAFKPLMDNASNFGFWMIVAGGLLYTVGTAFYAWKRLPFQNAIWHAFVLAAAVCHFSAVLNDVALGPVSGS, from the coding sequence TTGCGCGCTCAGACTTTGCCGGAGAAAATTGCCGACGGGACCATTCATGTGATCGGGATCTGTCTGGGAATTGCGGCCCTGGTCACCCTTGTGGCCGTCTTGTGGAACACAGCCGATCTGGGCCGGCAGGTATCGGTCTTCATCTATGCCGGCTGCCTGCTGGCCATGCTGATCTGCTCGGCGCTCTACAACATGCTGGCCAAGGACAACAAAACCGGCATCCTGCGCAAGCTGGACCATGCGGCGATCTTTCTCTTGATCGCCGGCACCTATACGCCGCTGGCCTCCATGATCATCGGCGGCTGGACCGGCGGCATCCTTCTGGCGGTGATCTGGACCGGCGCTCTGACCGGAGCCCTGCTGAAACTGTCTCAGCTTGAGGGCATCGACAAGATCACCGTGCCGCTGTGCCTTGCACTGGGCTGGGTGGTGGTCTTCGCCTTCAAGCCGCTGATGGACAATGCATCGAATTTCGGCTTCTGGATGATTGTCGCCGGCGGCCTGCTCTATACGGTCGGCACGGCGTTTTATGCCTGGAAGCGGCTGCCGTTCCAGAACGCGATCTGGCACGCCTTCGTTCTGGCCGCCGCCGTCTGCCATTTCTCGGCAGTGCTGAACGACGTGGCGCTCGGGCCGGTTTCAGGCAGTTAG
- a CDS encoding DUF2867 domain-containing protein has protein sequence MTEIPIVHQCELPADSLLWKWAQPDDFLDCFVIAAEVPPRRAAEIITDFPVWARILLKIRGVVAFFFGLSTDGPDVADKVGPFPVEIETSEEIIAGFNDKHLNFRVSVIAKDRRVSLATWVHVHNLGGRLYLLCIMPFHILIAKDALRRVSSHSAENEHRSIS, from the coding sequence ATGACCGAAATCCCGATCGTTCACCAATGCGAACTTCCCGCTGACAGCCTGCTTTGGAAGTGGGCTCAACCTGATGACTTTCTTGATTGTTTCGTCATCGCGGCGGAGGTTCCTCCCCGACGCGCGGCCGAGATAATCACGGACTTCCCGGTTTGGGCACGCATCCTTTTGAAGATCCGTGGCGTGGTGGCTTTTTTCTTCGGACTATCCACCGACGGACCCGATGTTGCCGACAAGGTCGGGCCGTTCCCGGTCGAAATCGAAACGAGCGAGGAGATCATCGCAGGTTTCAATGACAAGCACCTGAATTTTCGCGTCTCGGTCATAGCGAAAGACAGGAGGGTATCCCTCGCCACTTGGGTGCATGTACACAATTTGGGAGGACGTCTTTATCTTCTCTGCATCATGCCGTTTCACATTCTGATCGCAAAGGATGCTCTGAGGCGAGTTTCGTCACACTCGGCAGAAAATGAGCACCGGAGCATTTCCTGA
- a CDS encoding LysR family transcriptional regulator: protein MLEWNDYLVILAIARNKSLYKTARALGVAVSTVMRRVDQIEERAGAPLFRKAERGHEPTHVGKLLISKAEEMEVLAQAAELSLKSEIRVGQNKVRISASEVIAPFFVARHLAKIREKCPNLDIALSVSDRSPSQTAEEFDISLWPSTPSNEDLFGRKLTRVKWALFGMTQSENTPGMLSARSGAVVNLFGRDGAEKIIPTCTDAVDVTTPSMSTNSLIAAASLAASGIGPAYLPCILGRNWPGLHQLTSSADHQIGELWAIYRKDAADSPQIRTSLNLLVEAAASDESMFLGN from the coding sequence ATGCTTGAATGGAATGACTATCTCGTCATCTTGGCAATTGCTCGCAACAAAAGCCTTTATAAAACCGCACGTGCGCTCGGTGTCGCCGTCTCAACGGTTATGCGGCGTGTCGATCAGATCGAAGAACGTGCAGGTGCCCCCCTGTTTCGAAAAGCGGAAAGGGGGCACGAGCCAACACATGTCGGCAAGCTGCTGATTTCCAAGGCAGAGGAAATGGAGGTGCTCGCGCAAGCGGCGGAGCTTTCATTGAAGTCTGAAATCAGAGTCGGTCAGAACAAGGTTCGCATTAGTGCGAGTGAGGTGATTGCTCCCTTTTTTGTCGCGAGGCATTTGGCGAAAATCCGCGAGAAATGTCCGAACCTCGATATTGCCTTGAGCGTATCGGATCGGAGCCCAAGTCAGACAGCAGAAGAGTTCGATATCTCTCTTTGGCCATCGACCCCCTCGAACGAGGATCTATTTGGAAGGAAGTTGACAAGGGTGAAGTGGGCTCTGTTTGGCATGACGCAATCGGAAAATACGCCCGGAATGCTTTCGGCACGAAGCGGAGCAGTCGTAAACCTGTTCGGTCGTGATGGTGCAGAGAAAATCATCCCGACCTGCACTGATGCGGTCGACGTAACCACGCCGTCGATGTCGACCAACTCTCTCATTGCAGCCGCATCACTTGCGGCGTCTGGCATCGGGCCCGCCTATCTTCCTTGCATCTTGGGACGAAACTGGCCTGGGCTTCACCAGCTTACTTCGTCTGCCGATCATCAAATTGGTGAGCTTTGGGCCATCTACCGCAAAGATGCTGCGGACAGCCCGCAAATACGAACCTCCCTAAACCTCCTCGTCGAAGCTGCAGCGAGTGATGAAAGCATGTTTCTGGGGAATTAG
- a CDS encoding cytochrome b/b6 domain-containing protein encodes MSMKSTPSRYGLVAVTIHWLSALLIIALLVSGFRADNTMDPGAKLQILSIHAPLGIAILALTVLRIYWWSFADQKPKPVADTPRWQHASASAVHQLFYVLIAVMSVSGIGLLVMSGASSIILFGVSGRLPEFSTYPPRILHGVGAKILMALLLFHTGGALYHHLIKKDLPITRIWFRRGDTV; translated from the coding sequence ATGTCCATGAAAAGCACCCCAAGCCGCTATGGATTGGTTGCGGTTACGATACATTGGCTCAGCGCGCTCTTGATCATTGCCTTGCTGGTGTCCGGATTTCGTGCGGACAACACGATGGACCCCGGCGCGAAGTTACAGATTTTGAGCATCCATGCCCCGCTTGGCATCGCCATTCTCGCACTGACCGTGCTCCGTATCTACTGGTGGAGCTTTGCAGACCAAAAGCCCAAACCTGTTGCGGACACACCGAGGTGGCAACATGCGAGCGCAAGCGCCGTCCACCAGCTCTTTTACGTCTTGATTGCTGTTATGTCCGTAAGCGGCATTGGGCTGCTTGTCATGTCAGGCGCCAGTTCCATCATCCTCTTTGGAGTGTCCGGTCGATTGCCCGAATTCTCGACCTATCCGCCGCGGATACTCCATGGAGTCGGTGCAAAGATCTTGATGGCGTTGCTGCTGTTCCATACTGGCGGAGCTTTATATCATCATCTCATCAAAAAAGACCTTCCGATCACTCGAATCTGGTTTCGTCGCGGTGACACAGTTTAA
- a CDS encoding antibiotic biosynthesis monooxygenase family protein, translating into MRKTALAVVTALLFTSNPAFAANEEAVTLINAFVVPAGKEDEAISFWERAAEFMKKQPGYISTALHQAITPDAKFQLINIAKWESADAFKNAHLALSQESGIERVDGVVPSPALYSLVRSD; encoded by the coding sequence ATGAGAAAAACCGCCCTGGCTGTCGTGACAGCCCTTCTATTCACCAGCAATCCGGCATTTGCCGCCAACGAAGAGGCCGTAACGCTGATCAACGCCTTCGTCGTGCCAGCCGGCAAGGAGGATGAGGCGATTTCGTTTTGGGAGCGGGCAGCCGAATTTATGAAGAAGCAACCGGGCTATATTTCCACAGCTCTGCACCAGGCAATCACGCCAGATGCGAAGTTCCAGCTGATCAATATCGCAAAATGGGAAAGCGCGGATGCCTTCAAAAATGCCCATCTCGCACTGTCGCAGGAAAGTGGAATCGAGCGCGTCGACGGGGTGGTTCCCTCGCCTGCGCTCTACTCGCTAGTAAGATCGGATTGA
- a CDS encoding MarR family transcriptional regulator, with amino-acid sequence MLFDKEDSAGYLINHLARLFARELQDRIQPLGIATGQFPILLELWNGDGLTQRELLSEIDVEQATLANTLTRMERDGLIKRTKHPQDARAQQIWLTDKAKAIKTEAYRAALETNQEALAKLSESEKVIFLGLIQKVIGTMRSQ; translated from the coding sequence ATGCTTTTCGACAAAGAAGACTCAGCGGGCTACCTGATCAATCACTTGGCGCGCTTGTTCGCACGGGAACTCCAGGACCGTATCCAGCCCTTGGGCATCGCAACCGGGCAGTTTCCCATTCTCCTCGAACTCTGGAATGGGGATGGCCTCACGCAACGCGAGTTGCTGAGTGAAATCGACGTTGAACAGGCGACGCTTGCGAATACGCTTACTCGCATGGAGCGCGATGGGTTGATCAAGCGCACCAAACATCCACAAGATGCCAGAGCCCAGCAAATCTGGCTGACAGACAAAGCGAAGGCTATCAAGACTGAGGCCTATCGCGCCGCACTGGAAACCAATCAGGAAGCGTTGGCTAAGCTAAGCGAGAGCGAAAAGGTGATCTTCTTGGGGCTGATACAGAAGGTCATAGGTACCATGCGTTCGCAATGA
- a CDS encoding MarR family winged helix-turn-helix transcriptional regulator: MQVDQIDFHGLLHSANLVETELRKKLAPLGVQPRQALVLEAMSRMGPVSQVELAATFGVSAASMSTMTERLLAAGYLTRSVDPASRRSNILELTDNGRTLLDGIVTAWSEVDAVIKAVLGEDAPAFFNLARQLRNGLGGKIPGTDRTGSD, encoded by the coding sequence ATGCAAGTTGATCAGATCGATTTTCACGGACTGCTTCACAGTGCCAATCTTGTCGAGACGGAACTGCGCAAGAAGCTGGCGCCTTTGGGCGTTCAGCCGCGTCAGGCGCTGGTTCTGGAAGCCATGAGCCGCATGGGACCTGTATCCCAGGTAGAGCTGGCAGCGACATTCGGCGTCAGCGCCGCCAGCATGAGCACCATGACCGAACGGCTACTGGCGGCAGGCTATCTCACCCGCTCCGTTGACCCAGCCTCGCGCCGGAGCAACATCCTAGAGTTGACCGACAACGGCCGCACTTTGCTGGACGGGATCGTCACGGCCTGGTCGGAAGTGGACGCCGTCATCAAGGCGGTTCTGGGCGAAGACGCACCGGCGTTCTTCAACCTCGCCCGTCAGCTTCGAAATGGCCTGGGCGGCAAGATCCCCGGAACGGACCGGACCGGTTCGGACTGA